In Novipirellula caenicola, the genomic stretch ATCAAAACAGTGGTTTTAGCCATAATTCTTTCAGCTTATTTAGCAATCTTTTTCGTAACGGAGCAATGACGAACGATTTCGCCATCCACCAAATAAATTGCATCCTCAGCAATGTTGGTCGCGAGATCAGCGATACGCTCCAAATGGCGAATCGCCGAAAAACAATGGAGCGCGGCAGCCACAAACTGAGCATCTTGCTGCATCGTCAACCGCAAACGATTGATCAAATCGGTATTGAGCGCATCGACTTCGTCGTCGCGTAGAATCACGCTTCGGGCGATGTCGGTATCCATGTTGACAAAGGCGTCGAGCGCTTCACGCACCATGCCGCTGACCTTCGTCACCATCGGGCCGACACCGTCGGGAATGACAAAGCGAGGATAGTCTTTGACGCCGAGTGCACGCTGTGCCACGCTGACGGCCAAATCCGCGATCCGCTCCAAATCGTTGTTCACTTTGATGACGGTTGCAATTCGGCGAAGATCGATTGCGACCGGATGGTGAAGGGCCAGCATCTTCAAACACTCTTCCTCGATTGCAACCTCTTGCTGATCCACCTCTTCATCATCATGGATCACTTTTTCAGCTAGGTCTGTACGCCCATCCTGTAGTGCCCGCCCGGCGTTACCGATCATTTCCTCGACGACCGCCGAAAGTGACAAAATGTCACGATGCAGGTGGTCCATGTCGCGGTCTAAGTGTTTTGTCATTTTGAATTAACCAAATTTTCCGGTGACGTAGTCTTCCGTCTGTTTTTGATCGGGGCGAGTAAAGATTTGATCCGTCGTTCCAAACTCGACCACGCGTCCCTGATAGAAAAACGCTGTCATATCGGAGACTCGCGACGCCTGCTGCATGTTGTGCGTCACAATCACAATCGTGTACTGCTTGCGAAGCTCGTAAATCAGATCTTCGATACTGCTTGTCGAAATCGGGTCCAGTGCCGAACACGGCTCGTCCATCAAAAGCACTTCGGGGCCGGTGGCGATGGTCCTTGCGATACAGACCCGTTGCTGTTGACCGCCGCTCAATCCAAGTGCCGGTTTGTGCAAGCGATCTTTGACTTCCTCCCACACGGCAGCTTTACGCAGCGCCCACTCGACCAAATCATCCAACTCAGACCGCGAGATGCGAAGGTGCAGCCGCGGACCATAGGCCACGTTGTCGTAGATGGTCTTGGGGAACGGATTCGGTTTCTGAAACACAATCCCGACCTGACGCCGCAAATCGACCACATCGGTGCTGGCCGCCAGTACGTCTAGATCGGCCAACGAGATCTTGCCTTCGGCACGGGCCGTCGGAACGATGTCGTTCATCCGATTGATCCACCGCAACAGCGTCGTCTTTCCACACCCGCTTGGTCCAATCAGCGCGGTCACGCGATTCTTGGGAATGTCCAACGATATATCATACAACGCATGATAGGCCCCATAAAACGCATTGAAGTCAGCAATGCGAATCGCGGGCTGGGCGTCCTCGGGAAGCGGTTTTGTATCGATTGCAGTCGAATCCTGGCTAGTAACCACCACGGAATCCTCGTCACGGGATTCATTCACGGGGTTCGGCTTTTTTAGGGAGGCGGTCATCTGTTTATCTGCACTTGTAAACGAGTCATTCGCCACGCACAACCGTTGGACGCCTGACGAAAAGTAAAGTTCTTTCGAATTACGAAAGCGGCCTCTGTGTACGGTTGCGGATCAACACCGCGACGGCATTAAAGGACAACAATAATGTCAACAACACGATGATGCCTTTGGCGGCAACCGCATGGAATTCGACCTGGGGGCGTGCAGCCCAATTGAAAATCTGTAGCGGCATCACCGAAAAATCGTCCATCAAATTCCCTGGACTCGAACCGATGTAAACGATGCCGCAAATGATCAAAATCGGTGCGGCTTCGCCAATCGCTCGACTCATTGCCAAGATCGCTCCGGTCATGATCCCCGGTATCGCCGCGGGCAAGGTCACGTTCTGGACCGTTTGCCACTGCGTCGCTCCCATGCCAAGCGAGCCTTCACGCAGCGAATTCGGCACCGCCCTCAATGACTCTTGTGACGCGATGATCACAATCGGCAACACAACCAACATCAGCGTCAAACCGCCCGACAGCACTCCACGGCCCAGCGGCAGACGAAAGTAGTACCAGGCTTTTTTGCTGATGCGGCCCGCTTCGGCATCGTCACGCAATGTCACCGCCCGCACGTTCACTTCACGTGGCAGCCGCTCTTTCGCACCGATTACGTTGACCTCGACCGTTTGGCCGGAACTCGTGATTGCCGTCAGCCCCGGTTTCAATTCCGGAGCGGGTGAGTTCGACTCGGCCGCCGGAACCAACAAGATTCGATTGCCTTCGCTAACGAATTGGTCAAAGTAGGTGGCACCAACCTCGAACACCGGTTCGTTGCGATTTCCCA encodes the following:
- a CDS encoding PstA family ABC transporter permease; the encoded protein is MSQVSDKPDSKKHRNLKSRHRLDRWFVRFCQVTALLSVIILAVMLGAVFYQGLPGLDWDFVSSAPSATPADAGIRPALLGSMWVCGVCALFTLPIGVATAIFLEEFKPRSVAMRWFHSFIQLNISNLAGVPSVVYGIIGLTAFAGMFGIMGNRNEPVFEVGATYFDQFVSEGNRILLVPAAESNSPAPELKPGLTAITSSGQTVEVNVIGAKERLPREVNVRAVTLRDDAEAGRISKKAWYYFRLPLGRGVLSGGLTLMLVVLPIVIIASQESLRAVPNSLREGSLGMGATQWQTVQNVTLPAAIPGIMTGAILAMSRAIGEAAPILIICGIVYIGSSPGNLMDDFSVMPLQIFNWAARPQVEFHAVAAKGIIVLLTLLLSFNAVAVLIRNRTQRPLS
- the phoU gene encoding phosphate signaling complex protein PhoU — encoded protein: MTKHLDRDMDHLHRDILSLSAVVEEMIGNAGRALQDGRTDLAEKVIHDDEEVDQQEVAIEEECLKMLALHHPVAIDLRRIATVIKVNNDLERIADLAVSVAQRALGVKDYPRFVIPDGVGPMVTKVSGMVREALDAFVNMDTDIARSVILRDDEVDALNTDLINRLRLTMQQDAQFVAAALHCFSAIRHLERIADLATNIAEDAIYLVDGEIVRHCSVTKKIAK
- the pstB gene encoding phosphate ABC transporter ATP-binding protein PstB, which translates into the protein MTASLKKPNPVNESRDEDSVVVTSQDSTAIDTKPLPEDAQPAIRIADFNAFYGAYHALYDISLDIPKNRVTALIGPSGCGKTTLLRWINRMNDIVPTARAEGKISLADLDVLAASTDVVDLRRQVGIVFQKPNPFPKTIYDNVAYGPRLHLRISRSELDDLVEWALRKAAVWEEVKDRLHKPALGLSGGQQQRVCIARTIATGPEVLLMDEPCSALDPISTSSIEDLIYELRKQYTIVIVTHNMQQASRVSDMTAFFYQGRVVEFGTTDQIFTRPDQKQTEDYVTGKFG